A genomic region of Fibrobacter sp. UWH4 contains the following coding sequences:
- a CDS encoding InlB B-repeat-containing protein, which translates to MSCPFCKVFGVLLLATALSADAYTIKYILNGGVNNPENPTSYVQDKTNLVLKDATREGYSFMGWYIVYSDLIKLYDAIYFGSLASKSTLSIGYNFGSFTVEARWGLVPEIPKQDERGCYLIHNANELYGIASVSFTDLDPWYPRFVFDGCISLQSDIVVNENVLDESGKLVKEDYVPWYELGFMGTFEGNGFKISGLVAESGLFAELGEWDGGWHRKITYVRNLGIEDSYFSGETVGSIAGNVVGPVQLRNVYSNATVHALGDAGGLIGIIDVTNKGCPLAAPSPMSSAKFASKAMEADSSEFVVVENAYSRGVVDGKYVGGIVSKVDAAVLRNVYFAGELKGKYSDCIVQEKGLICYESERIFEVENALCMNSKNTSVSQALSLDETQFADGTALGMLSAGVNGSAWIQDLGTDAFPALDVSPFGIHYVLNGGVNSEQNPSIYSINDSPFALEDAVKEGDEFEGWYTDEMFTQKVESINTALYGDWTLYAKWKSFFFVNIDLNGGTRYRGNPQSGTLKFKWSADSSVFALYDASRDGYEFEGWYTDPLFTEKIERIPAGNTEDVTVYAKWKMLEYTITYHLNGGVNDPENPTTFTVQDAGYVFKEPTREGAEFLYWANFRLGYHRTLKIDDMKNLNLYAEWTPVPQQPQKNSKGCYLLTSKEELYWFAGLVNGTLKGVIENYEACASLQNDIVVNEAVPKQSADELDTIAYFNWDPMWSFSGTFMGNGHSISGLLVNDECKSAEHYGGLFCEVWSEKSLSRVTVKNSYIMGSGYIDSLAVTSERMALPSVAAKSNWRLDVQGKQVSLSGLAAGKSLLVMDVQGRVLRHMRTESSMIIELPKTGRFLIRYGNETRAVMIR; encoded by the coding sequence ATGTCATGCCCGTTTTGCAAAGTGTTTGGGGTGCTTTTGCTTGCAACTGCCCTTTCTGCGGATGCCTATACCATCAAGTATATTTTGAATGGGGGTGTCAACAATCCTGAAAATCCGACAAGTTATGTTCAGGATAAGACCAATCTTGTTTTAAAGGATGCAACCCGCGAAGGGTATTCCTTTATGGGTTGGTATATTGTCTATTCTGACTTGATAAAGTTGTATGATGCGATATATTTTGGGAGCCTTGCAAGTAAATCAACGCTCTCTATTGGCTATAACTTTGGTAGTTTTACCGTAGAGGCTAGGTGGGGGCTTGTCCCAGAGATTCCCAAACAGGATGAACGAGGCTGCTATCTTATTCATAATGCCAATGAGCTTTATGGTATAGCGTCCGTTTCTTTTACTGACCTTGATCCTTGGTATCCCCGTTTCGTTTTCGATGGGTGCATTTCTCTCCAGAGTGACATTGTGGTGAACGAGAATGTGCTTGACGAGAGTGGAAAGCTGGTAAAAGAGGACTATGTGCCGTGGTATGAACTTGGATTCATGGGTACGTTTGAAGGCAATGGATTCAAAATTTCGGGCCTTGTGGCTGAAAGCGGTTTGTTTGCAGAACTGGGAGAATGGGATGGTGGCTGGCACAGAAAAATTACCTATGTGAGGAACCTTGGAATTGAGGATTCCTATTTTTCCGGTGAAACTGTAGGGAGTATTGCGGGTAATGTTGTCGGTCCGGTGCAGCTGAGGAACGTCTATTCGAATGCTACGGTCCATGCTTTAGGGGATGCAGGTGGACTAATCGGTATTATTGATGTGACTAATAAAGGCTGTCCATTGGCAGCTCCTTCGCCAATGTCTTCCGCGAAGTTTGCTTCGAAGGCGATGGAGGCCGATTCATCGGAGTTTGTTGTTGTCGAAAACGCCTACAGCAGGGGTGTTGTTGACGGAAAGTATGTGGGTGGCATCGTTTCGAAAGTGGATGCGGCGGTCTTGAGAAATGTCTATTTTGCTGGCGAACTGAAAGGGAAGTATTCGGACTGCATTGTGCAAGAGAAGGGACTTATATGCTATGAAAGCGAACGCATTTTTGAAGTGGAGAATGCGCTGTGCATGAATTCCAAGAACACGAGTGTTTCGCAGGCTTTGTCACTTGATGAAACCCAGTTTGCAGATGGAACGGCTCTTGGAATGCTTTCGGCGGGAGTGAACGGTTCTGCTTGGATTCAGGATTTGGGCACGGATGCGTTCCCTGCCCTTGATGTGAGTCCGTTCGGGATACATTATGTGCTGAACGGTGGCGTGAATAGCGAACAGAACCCGAGTATCTATTCTATAAATGATAGTCCCTTCGCCCTAGAAGATGCCGTGAAGGAAGGTGACGAATTCGAGGGATGGTACACGGATGAAATGTTTACGCAAAAGGTTGAATCTATAAACACGGCCCTTTATGGGGACTGGACTCTCTATGCGAAATGGAAAAGTTTCTTTTTCGTCAATATTGACCTGAATGGCGGAACTCGTTATAGGGGCAATCCTCAAAGTGGAACATTGAAGTTCAAGTGGTCGGCGGATTCGTCGGTATTTGCTCTTTACGATGCCAGCCGTGACGGGTATGAATTCGAAGGCTGGTATACGGATCCCCTTTTCACAGAAAAGATTGAACGGATTCCTGCAGGGAATACGGAAGATGTTACGGTGTATGCCAAGTGGAAGATGCTTGAATACACAATCACGTACCACTTGAACGGCGGCGTTAACGATCCTGAAAATCCGACGACGTTTACGGTCCAGGATGCGGGTTATGTATTCAAGGAACCGACCCGTGAGGGGGCGGAGTTCCTGTACTGGGCGAATTTTAGGCTGGGGTACCACAGAACCCTCAAAATTGACGACATGAAGAATCTTAATTTGTATGCAGAATGGACTCCAGTTCCGCAGCAACCGCAAAAGAATTCAAAGGGGTGCTATCTCCTTACGTCCAAGGAAGAACTGTATTGGTTTGCGGGGCTTGTAAACGGAACCTTGAAAGGCGTAATTGAGAATTATGAAGCGTGCGCTTCCCTCCAGAACGATATCGTTGTCAATGAGGCTGTACCGAAACAATCTGCAGATGAACTAGACACCATTGCTTACTTTAATTGGGATCCTATGTGGAGCTTCAGCGGAACGTTTATGGGGAACGGCCATTCTATTTCGGGCTTGCTGGTAAATGATGAATGCAAGAGTGCGGAACATTATGGAGGCCTGTTCTGCGAAGTCTGGAGTGAAAAGTCTCTTTCGAGGGTGACGGTAAAAAATTCGTATATCATGGGTTCTGGCTATATCGATAGTCTTGCTGTTACAAGCGAACGTATGGCTCTTCCGAGTGTTGCCGCGAAAAGTAACTGGCGCCTCGATGTCCAGGGAAAACAGGTCTCGCTTTCGGGGCTTGCCGCAGGAAAGTCGCTTCTTGTAATGGATGTGCAGGGCCGAGTCTTGCGCCATATGCGTACGGAATCGTCAATGATAATCGAATTGCCGAAGACGGGACGTTTCCTGATTCGCTACGGAAACGAAACCCGCGCTGTCATGATCCGCTGA